In Neoarius graeffei isolate fNeoGra1 chromosome 15, fNeoGra1.pri, whole genome shotgun sequence, a single genomic region encodes these proteins:
- the LOC132899611 gene encoding vimentin-type intermediate filament-associated coiled-coil protein-like: MSSPSPVQIREANAHLAALHRRVADLEQKLEAAENTLREQAESLIRKDEQLRAATQEITENKDREISYLHEKLCQSEESIQKLQHMVKEKDSLIGQLQHRCQLLDNICKSRPLLDSMLAQMAEAERMGPVIDLVNTTADTSLTDGESNCSPCGLSNHKDFSLSEDDMDDPELEGVMFGTTV, encoded by the exons ATGTCGTCTCCATCACCGGTACAAATAAGGGAAGCGAACGCACATCTGGCTGCTCTGCACAGGCGAGTCGCAGATCTGGAGCAGAAACTGGAGGCAGCCGAGAACACGCTGAGGGAGCAGGCAGAGAGTCTGATCCGGAAAGACGAACAACTCAGGGCAGCAACACAGGAAATAACCGAGAATAAGGACAG GGAGATTTCCTACCTCCATGAGAAGCTTTGTCAGTCAGAAGAATCCATTCAGAAACTCCAGCACATGGTGAAAGAGAAAGATTCCCTGATTGGGCAGTTGCAGCACCGCTGCCAGCTGTTGGACAACATCTGCAAAAGCCGTCCTCTGTTAGACAGCATGCTGGCCCAGATGGCCGAGGCTGAGAGAATGGGGCCTGTTATTGACTTAGTAAACACCACAGCAGACACTTCACTCACGGATGGAGAGTCTAACTGCAGCCCCTGTGGCCTGTCCAATCACAAAGACTTTTCGCTCAGTGAAGATGACATGGACGATCCAGAGCTCGAGGGTGTAATGTTTGGAACGACAGTATGA
- the larp6b gene encoding la-related protein 6b, with translation MSSPMFTDIVHCKENMLLRGLSCCTDDGLNDSLDGSSAELTDVFEEEGCEGEVWIPPSSELKSKIAAQLEYYLSDEHLEADAFLLKHVQRNKMGYVSLKLLTSFKKIRDLTRDWRTTLAAAQTSLHLEVNEMGTKVRRRTPIPDRLLCIPTTKLLLVWNFLAHANSTKFEDSPSSKMDQQGIMETVTHMLASHGTITSLRILRPGKEIPTELKRYTKKHAELGRKLCAVVEYEYFDGVRKAYEILKTEEEAHAGKGIRVALLGGQGQRRQGSSQSQAEEELEEGMDTDYSVKQNRMSKKHLYCLEDSVLYSSSESDFAPASPRPNRRVSRPKAQYGSPLAIPQASVSHSDPYRNPLGSPLGSPLLPNKLFIGGHATSPLATSPLSSTPTLSCNSSYNRSKCSGDFSQDSSGGSPWVQRRKNAAQAFYPERSCPSSPDRIKGAVSVIVVRQPLGPDGTKGFYNCIGRGKVLLPQ, from the exons ATGTCTTCTCCCATGTTTACTGACATTGTTCATTGTAAAGAGAATATGCTTTTGAGAGGTTTATCCTGCTGCACTGACGATGGGCTAAATGACAGTTTGGATGG GAGCTCAGCAGAACTGACTGATGTGTTTGAAGAGGAAGGATGTGAAGGTGAGGTTTGGATTCCACCATCAAGTGAACTGAAAAGCAAAATAGCTGCCCAGCTTGAGTATTATCTCTCTGATGAGCATCTTGAGGCTGATGCTTTCCTGTTAAAGCATGTCCAGAGAAACAAGATGGGTTATGTCAGCCTGAAGTTGTTGACTTCATTCAAGAAG ATACGGGATCTGACACGCGATTGGCGCACTACTCTGGCTGCTGCCCAAACCTCTCTGCACCTGGAGGTGAATGAGATGGGAACCAAGGTACGACGGAGAACACCGATCCCTGACCGCCTGCTCTGCATCCCCACCACAAAGCTGCTGCTGGTTTGGAACTTCCTGGCCCATGCTAATTCTACAAAGTTTGAGGACAGTCCGTCATCTAAAATGGACCAGCAAGGAATCATGGAGACTGTCACGCACATGCTTGCTTCACATGGCACAATCACTTCTCTTCGTATCCTCCGCCCAGGAAAGGAGATCCCTACTGAGCTCAAACGCTATACCAAAAAACATGCCGAGCTTGGGCGAAAACTGTGTGCTGTGGTTGAATACGAGTACTTCGATGGGGTGCGCAAGGCATATGAAATTCTTAAAACCGAGGAGGAGGCGCATGCTGGGAAAGGTATCCGTGTGGCGCTCCTTGGAGGCCAGGGACAACGGAGGCAAGGGAGTAGCCAGAGCCAAGCAGAGGAGGAATTGGAAGAGGGCATGGATACTGACTACTCTGTAAAGCAAAACCGGATGTCCAAGAAGCACTTGTACTGTCTGGAAGATTCTGTTTTGTACAGTTCCTCAGAGTCCGACTTTGCTCCAGCCTCACCACGTCCTAACCGTAGAGTCTCTCGCCCTAAGGCTCAGTATGGTAGCCCCCTGGCCATCCCACAGGCTTCTGTTTCCCATTCCGACCCTTATCGGAACCCTCTGGGCAGTCCGTTGGGCAGTCCTCTCTTGCCAAACAAGCTTTTTATTGGAGGTCATGCTACCTCACCACTAGCCACTTCTCCATTAAGCAGCACTCCTACTTTGTCCTGTAACTCATCATACAACCGAAGCAAGTGCTCAGGTGACTTCTCACAGGACAGCTCTGGAGGAAGTCCATGGGTCCAACGGCGCAAAAATGCTGCACAGGCTTTTTATCCAGAGAGAAGCTGCCCCTCGTCTCCAGATCGGATAAAAGGAGCTGTCAGTGTGATAGTTGTGCGCCAGCCATTGGGCCCTGATGGCACTAAAGGTTTCTACAACTGCATTGGAAGAGGAAAAGTGCTGCTGCCACAGTAA
- the gadd45ba gene encoding growth arrest and DNA-damage-inducible, beta a, giving the protein MTLEEVVGCNITDKKMDAVSQALEELLVAAQRQDCLTVGVYESAKLMNVDPDSVVLCVLATDEEDEDDIALQIHFTLLQAFCCENDINILRVSGLRRLAQVIGEPSSDDSNNNGEPRDFHCILVTNPQCQPLKCQALKEVGNYCDESRCRNQWVPCLSLRER; this is encoded by the exons ATGACTCTGGAAGAAGTCGTTGGATGCAATATCACTGATAAAAA GATGGATGCTGTGAGTCAAGCCTTAGAGGAGCTGCTGGTCGCAGCCCAGAGACAAGACTGCCTTACTGTCGGCGTTTACGAATCTGCAAAGCTCATGAATGT AGATCCAGACAGTGTGGTGCTGTGTGTTCTGGCTACGGACGAGGAGGACGAGGACGACATCGCTCTTCAGATTCATTTCACTCTTCTGCAAGCTTTCTGCTGCGAGAACGACATCAATATCCTGCGTGTGTCCGGGTTGAGGCGCCTGGCGCAGGTCATCGGCGAGCCAAGCTCTGATGACAGCAACAATAACGGAGAGCCTAGAGATTTCCACTGCATCCTGGTCACT AATCCTCAGTGCCAGCCACTCAAATGCCAAGCGCTGAAGGAGGTGGGCAACTACTGCGATGAGAGCCGCTGCAGGAACCAGTGGGTGCCCTGTCTGTCCCTCCGCGAGCGCTGA